One window of the Streptomyces sp. TS71-3 genome contains the following:
- a CDS encoding IS4 family transposase: MSDSVITHAPGVLAVGHLGELTQVVPFDLVDEALASAGGPQLRIRRLPSRVVVYLLLAGALFTGLGWSRVWSRLTASLPLRLPAPAPSSITAAMRRVGPKPLKALFDLVKGPAAVTATQAARFAGRLVVAIDGTQIALPDTPANLSVFLKAKAGPNGPAGYPMLRLVALVACGTRTLLDAVFGTDLTGELTYADRLVTTAGATGTLRPGMLLLGDRNFSATAFVETVASTGADFLIRAKTHSTALKLPVLRRLPDGTFLSRIGEVTVRVIDATITVTPADHAAIRTVTHCAYRLVTSLLDPDEAPAAALARLYHERWEIETSYCELKSTILGGRVLRGRHPAAVTQETWALLVAYQALRTAMSDAVLHRPDIDPDRAAFTVALHAARDQIVRAAGIVAHTRIDLVGRIGTAILDDLLPARRNRTRPRVKKRAINSKYRAVGRDIDHRTHRTTVHIAINPLPSTPYG, from the coding sequence GTGTCTGATTCTGTCATTACGCATGCTCCCGGTGTGCTGGCCGTGGGGCACCTGGGCGAGTTGACCCAGGTTGTTCCGTTCGACCTCGTCGACGAGGCACTCGCGTCCGCGGGTGGTCCGCAGCTTCGGATACGGCGGCTGCCGTCCCGGGTGGTGGTCTACCTCCTCCTCGCAGGTGCGTTGTTCACCGGCCTGGGCTGGTCACGGGTCTGGTCCCGGCTGACGGCCTCGCTGCCCCTACGGCTGCCCGCACCGGCGCCTTCATCGATCACGGCTGCGATGCGACGGGTGGGCCCCAAGCCGTTGAAGGCCCTATTCGACCTGGTCAAAGGCCCCGCGGCAGTGACCGCGACACAGGCGGCACGGTTCGCGGGCAGGCTGGTGGTCGCAATCGACGGCACCCAGATCGCCCTGCCGGACACACCCGCGAACCTGTCAGTGTTCCTGAAGGCGAAGGCCGGGCCGAACGGGCCGGCCGGCTACCCCATGCTGCGCCTGGTCGCACTGGTGGCCTGCGGGACCCGCACCCTCCTAGACGCCGTCTTCGGCACCGATCTGACCGGGGAGCTGACCTACGCCGACCGCCTGGTCACCACCGCGGGCGCGACCGGAACACTCCGGCCCGGGATGCTGTTGCTGGGCGACCGGAACTTCTCGGCCACCGCCTTCGTGGAAACGGTCGCCTCCACGGGCGCGGACTTCCTCATACGCGCCAAGACCCACAGCACAGCACTCAAGCTACCGGTCCTGCGTCGTCTGCCGGACGGCACGTTCCTCTCCCGCATCGGCGAGGTCACCGTCCGCGTCATCGACGCGACGATCACCGTCACCCCCGCGGACCACGCCGCCATACGCACCGTCACCCACTGCGCCTACCGGCTCGTCACCAGCCTCCTCGACCCCGACGAGGCACCCGCGGCCGCCCTGGCCAGGCTCTACCACGAACGCTGGGAGATCGAGACCAGCTACTGCGAGCTGAAGTCGACCATCCTCGGCGGCAGGGTCCTCCGTGGTCGCCATCCAGCAGCCGTCACCCAGGAAACCTGGGCACTGCTGGTCGCCTACCAGGCATTACGCACCGCGATGAGCGACGCCGTCCTGCACCGGCCCGACATCGACCCCGATCGTGCAGCATTCACCGTCGCACTCCACGCAGCACGAGACCAGATCGTCCGGGCCGCCGGCATCGTCGCGCACACCCGGATCGACCTCGTCGGCCGGATCGGCACCGCCATCCTCGACGACCTCCTGCCCGCCCGCCGCAACCGAACCCGGCCCCGCGTGAAGAAACGAGCGATCAACTCCAAGTACCGCGCCGTCGGCCGAGACATCGACCACCGAACCCACAGAACCACCGTCCACATCGCGATCAACCCATTGCCAAGCACGCCATACGGCTAA
- a CDS encoding chorismate mutase has product MTTSNANEAEPLSAPAHHGGADDGHGAPSGTSEVDPAVRAELGRLRDSIDNIDAAVVHMLAERFKCTQQVGHLKAAHRLPPADPSREAQQIARLRGLAESAKLDPAFAEKLLNFIVAEVIRHHERIAEDSRGPATAPAPRPGAGEEAP; this is encoded by the coding sequence ATGACGACCAGCAACGCCAACGAGGCGGAGCCCCTCTCCGCACCCGCGCACCACGGCGGTGCCGACGACGGGCACGGCGCACCCTCCGGGACGTCCGAAGTCGATCCCGCCGTCCGCGCCGAGCTGGGCCGGCTGCGCGACAGCATCGACAACATCGACGCCGCCGTCGTCCACATGCTCGCCGAGCGCTTCAAGTGCACCCAGCAGGTGGGCCACCTCAAGGCCGCCCACCGGCTGCCGCCCGCCGACCCGTCCCGGGAGGCCCAGCAGATCGCCCGGCTGCGGGGCCTCGCCGAGAGCGCCAAGCTCGACCCCGCGTTCGCGGAGAAGCTGCTGAACTTCATCGTCGCCGAGGTGATCAGGCACCACGAGCGGATCGCGGAGGACTCCCGGGGGCCCGCCACCGCGCCCGCCCCGCGCCCCGGGGCCGGGGAGGAAGCGCCGTGA
- a CDS encoding GNAT family N-acetyltransferase: MTLPAGRYTIGRATLDDWAVVSGWAHDEGWDPGLSDAPAFFAQDPDGFHLGRLDGEPVSAVSVVRYGPDYAFLGFYLVRPDQRGRGFGLGVWQAGLAAAGSRTVGLDGVVAQQGNYRRSGFAPAHRTHRYTGPAPGYVPQPDGIVPAATLGTEAIAAYDSACHPADRPRFVAAWLTVPGHRALARVTDGRLTGYGVIRPARTTYRIGPLFADTPADARALFDALTAGTGRTPVALDVPESNPAAVAMAEGLGLTPSFETARMYTGPIRPVDEGRVFGVTTLELG, translated from the coding sequence GTGACCCTGCCGGCCGGCCGCTACACCATCGGCCGCGCCACGCTCGACGACTGGGCGGTGGTCAGCGGCTGGGCCCATGACGAGGGCTGGGACCCAGGGCTCTCGGACGCCCCCGCCTTCTTCGCCCAGGACCCGGACGGCTTCCACCTGGGCCGCCTGGACGGCGAGCCCGTCTCCGCGGTCTCCGTGGTCCGCTACGGCCCCGACTACGCCTTCCTCGGTTTCTACCTGGTCCGCCCCGACCAGCGCGGCCGCGGCTTCGGCCTCGGCGTCTGGCAGGCCGGTCTCGCCGCCGCGGGCAGCCGCACCGTGGGCCTGGACGGCGTGGTCGCCCAGCAGGGCAACTACCGCCGATCCGGCTTCGCCCCCGCCCACCGCACCCACCGCTACACCGGCCCGGCCCCCGGCTACGTCCCGCAGCCCGACGGCATCGTGCCCGCCGCCACCCTCGGCACCGAGGCCATCGCCGCCTACGACAGTGCCTGCCACCCCGCCGACCGGCCCCGCTTCGTCGCCGCCTGGCTCACCGTCCCGGGCCACCGGGCGCTCGCCCGTGTCACCGACGGCCGGCTCACCGGATACGGCGTGATCAGGCCGGCCCGGACCACGTACCGCATCGGCCCGCTGTTCGCCGACACCCCGGCGGACGCCCGCGCGCTGTTCGACGCCCTGACCGCCGGTACCGGCCGCACCCCCGTCGCCCTCGACGTGCCCGAGTCCAACCCCGCGGCCGTCGCCATGGCGGAGGGCCTCGGCCTCACCCCGTCCTTCGAGACGGCCCGCATGTACACCGGCCCCATCCGCCCCGTCGACGAGGGGAGGGTCTTCGGGGTCACCACCCTGGAACTCGGCTGA
- the pepN gene encoding aminopeptidase N, with translation MPVLTRDEAQTRARLLDVQRYTIELDLTRGDETFDSRTLIRFTVRAPQDTGTADTFVELDPAELRSATLDGQSLDTAALDGGRLPLTGLAPGEHELAVDAAMRYSRTGEGMHRFTDPTDGETYVYTQLFLDDIKRVFAAFDQPDLKAVFELSVTAPEGWQVLANGITEHLGGGRWRAAATQPISTYLVAVAAGPWHSVRTEHRGLPFGLHCRRSLASHLEADADELFEITRACFDRYHEKFEEPYPFDSYDQAFVPEFNHGAMENPGLVTFRDEYVYRSAVTDTERQTRAMVIAHEMAHMWFGDLVTLAWWDDVWLNESFAEYMGFQTLTEATRFTDTWVDFGVARKAWGYDADQRPSTHPVAPEGVEDTASAMLNFDGISYAKGASALRQLVVWLGEKNFLAGINTHFARHRFGNADLADFIDSLARHTDRDMHSWAASWLRTTGVDTFTPALGGDKGAWTLEVQHTGGRPHRLAVGLYDRDPAEPGRLVPRTRWERDFPAQGGLTSLKGDGARPALVLLNDQDYSYAKVRLDPDSWSTAVEDLSGLPDPLARAVIWNAARDMVRDGELAPADYLKAARAHLPHESDLAIVQGVLTFAGRQIAARYLAGDARAAALSTLTALCRDLLRRTESGENPGLRLVAVRHFVDAAQHPASIAAWLADGTVHGGPELDPELRWRILTRLAVLGATDEAAIGAELERDPSATGQEGAARCGAALPDPGAKSRAWQALFTGDELSNYLFVATAEGFWQPEQLDLLRDYVPRYYPDAVALAARRGPAMASAAARYAFPVHAVDTEHLRVGEACLRDADPVPALRRGLADQLDDLQRALRVRGD, from the coding sequence ATGCCCGTACTGACGCGCGATGAAGCGCAGACCCGTGCCCGGCTCCTCGACGTGCAGCGCTACACGATCGAGCTCGACCTCACCCGCGGCGACGAGACCTTCGACTCGCGGACCCTGATCCGCTTCACCGTCCGGGCGCCGCAGGACACCGGCACCGCGGACACCTTCGTCGAGCTCGACCCGGCCGAGCTGCGCTCCGCCACCCTGGACGGGCAGTCCCTGGACACCGCGGCGCTCGACGGCGGACGCCTGCCGCTCACCGGCCTGGCCCCCGGCGAGCACGAGCTGGCGGTCGACGCCGCCATGCGCTACTCCCGCACGGGCGAGGGCATGCACCGCTTCACCGACCCCACCGACGGCGAGACCTACGTCTACACGCAGCTCTTCCTGGACGACATCAAGCGGGTCTTCGCCGCCTTCGACCAGCCCGACCTGAAGGCCGTCTTCGAGCTCTCCGTCACCGCGCCCGAGGGCTGGCAGGTGCTCGCCAACGGCATCACCGAACACCTCGGCGGCGGCCGGTGGCGGGCCGCGGCCACCCAGCCGATCTCCACCTACCTGGTCGCCGTCGCCGCGGGACCCTGGCACTCGGTGCGCACCGAGCACCGCGGCCTGCCGTTCGGCCTGCACTGCCGCCGTTCGCTGGCGTCCCACCTGGAGGCCGACGCGGACGAGCTGTTCGAGATCACCCGGGCGTGCTTCGACCGCTACCACGAGAAGTTCGAGGAGCCCTACCCCTTCGACTCCTACGACCAGGCGTTCGTCCCCGAGTTCAACCACGGTGCGATGGAGAACCCGGGCCTGGTGACCTTCCGCGACGAGTACGTCTACCGTTCCGCGGTCACCGACACGGAGCGGCAGACCCGGGCGATGGTGATCGCCCACGAGATGGCCCACATGTGGTTCGGCGACCTGGTCACCCTCGCCTGGTGGGACGACGTCTGGCTCAACGAGTCGTTCGCCGAGTACATGGGCTTCCAGACGCTCACCGAGGCCACCCGCTTCACCGACACCTGGGTCGACTTCGGTGTCGCACGCAAGGCCTGGGGCTACGACGCCGACCAGCGGCCCTCCACGCACCCCGTCGCCCCCGAGGGCGTCGAGGACACCGCGAGCGCCATGCTCAACTTCGACGGGATCTCCTACGCCAAGGGGGCCTCCGCGCTCCGCCAGCTCGTCGTCTGGCTCGGCGAGAAGAACTTCCTGGCCGGCATCAACACCCACTTCGCGCGCCACCGGTTCGGCAACGCCGACCTCGCCGACTTCATCGACTCGCTCGCCCGGCACACCGACCGCGACATGCACTCCTGGGCGGCGTCCTGGCTGCGCACCACGGGCGTGGACACCTTCACCCCGGCGCTCGGCGGCGACAAGGGCGCCTGGACGCTGGAGGTCCAGCACACCGGAGGCCGCCCGCACCGGCTCGCCGTCGGCCTCTACGACCGCGACCCGGCCGAGCCCGGCCGGCTGGTCCCGCGGACCCGCTGGGAGCGCGACTTCCCCGCCCAGGGCGGCCTGACCAGCCTGAAGGGCGACGGAGCCCGGCCCGCCCTGGTCCTCCTCAACGACCAGGACTACAGCTACGCCAAGGTCCGGCTCGACCCGGACTCCTGGAGCACCGCCGTCGAGGACCTGTCCGGCCTGCCCGACCCGCTGGCCCGTGCCGTCATCTGGAACGCCGCCCGCGACATGGTCCGCGACGGCGAACTGGCTCCCGCCGACTACCTGAAGGCGGCCCGCGCCCACCTCCCGCACGAGAGCGACCTCGCCATCGTGCAGGGCGTGCTGACCTTCGCCGGCCGGCAGATCGCCGCCCGCTACCTGGCCGGCGACGCCCGCGCGGCCGCGCTCAGCACCCTCACCGCCCTCTGCCGCGACCTGCTGAGGCGCACCGAGAGCGGGGAGAACCCGGGCCTCAGGCTCGTCGCCGTGCGCCACTTCGTCGACGCCGCCCAGCACCCCGCGTCCATCGCGGCCTGGCTCGCCGACGGCACCGTGCACGGCGGCCCGGAGCTCGACCCCGAACTCCGCTGGCGGATCCTCACCCGGCTCGCCGTCCTGGGCGCCACCGACGAGGCGGCCATCGGGGCCGAGCTGGAGCGGGACCCGAGCGCGACCGGCCAGGAGGGCGCGGCCCGCTGCGGCGCGGCGCTGCCCGACCCGGGCGCGAAGAGCCGCGCCTGGCAGGCCCTGTTCACCGGCGACGAGCTCTCCAACTACCTCTTCGTGGCCACCGCGGAGGGCTTCTGGCAGCCCGAGCAGCTCGACCTGCTGCGCGACTACGTGCCCCGCTACTACCCCGACGCCGTCGCGCTCGCCGCCCGCCGCGGTCCCGCCATGGCCTCGGCGGCGGCCCGGTACGCGTTCCCGGTGCACGCGGTGGACACCGAGCACCTCCGCGTCGGCGAGGCCTGCCTCCGCGACGCCGACCCGGTGCCGGCGCTCCGCCGCGGGCTCGCCGACCAGCTCGACGACCTCCAGCGGGCGCTGCGGGTACGGGGGGATTGA
- a CDS encoding GNAT family N-acetyltransferase — MADAYRDIRAGDGTGPDGDGIRVDGPGGAWTVLREAVPGDEGALSALFEGCEDWFVAATGLPSAPGDVQSLYYALPEGADPDGKRVLVVEGGGGLVGVVDVVLGHPGPDGAAVGLFLLAPEVRRTGLGSELARALLERAAAEGVRRVTATVPPGWAPGAAFLSALGFTLGAEPAAADGTGSRAGTGNRRPGPREGAVRRAELRLDG, encoded by the coding sequence ATGGCGGACGCGTATCGAGACATACGGGCCGGGGACGGCACCGGTCCGGACGGCGACGGCATCCGGGTCGACGGCCCGGGCGGGGCGTGGACCGTACTGCGCGAGGCGGTACCCGGTGACGAGGGCGCGCTCAGCGCACTGTTCGAGGGCTGCGAGGACTGGTTCGTGGCGGCCACCGGACTGCCGTCGGCGCCCGGAGACGTGCAGAGCCTGTACTACGCCCTGCCCGAGGGCGCGGACCCGGACGGCAAGCGGGTGCTGGTCGTCGAGGGCGGGGGCGGCCTGGTGGGGGTGGTGGACGTGGTGCTGGGACACCCGGGTCCGGACGGCGCGGCGGTGGGGCTGTTCCTGCTGGCACCCGAGGTCCGCCGCACCGGCCTGGGGTCCGAGCTGGCCCGCGCGCTGCTGGAGCGCGCCGCGGCCGAGGGCGTCCGGCGGGTGACGGCGACGGTTCCGCCGGGCTGGGCGCCGGGGGCGGCGTTCCTGTCCGCGCTCGGCTTCACGCTCGGCGCGGAGCCGGCCGCAGCGGACGGCACGGGCAGCCGCGCCGGTACGGGCAACCGCCGTCCGGGCCCCCGGGAGGGCGCCGTGCGGCGGGCGGAGCTGCGCTTGGACGGCTGA
- a CDS encoding aminotransferase class V-fold PLP-dependent enzyme, giving the protein MSLLQPLASGTEGPAALRPLLATVLDSLHDGAVLRGGPLPAGGPEAVAARVRQTVGAVLPERGDGAEAALRQLVAVLAEGSADPADPLCAAHLHCPPLAVAAAADLAASVLNPSMDSWDQAPAASALEALLTRALAAEVYARPDGTRRSPDALVTTGGTEANQLALLLARERYGGTVQLVCGANAHHSLPRAAWLLGLPAPVTVPAPTGVVDPLALADALRARAPDTPVLVAATAGTTDAGLIDPLPGIADVCGAAGARLHVDAAYGGPLLFSEKLKPLLAGLDRADTVTLDLHKLGWQPVAAGLLAVADPRDADTLGHSADYLNAADDTEAGLPDLLGRSLRTTRRPDILKIAVTVRALGRSGLGALADAVCAHARELAALIAEHPGFELYGTPTISTVLFRPSGADDTHVAHIRRRLLTEGRAVIGRAHLAGRLWLKATLLNPHTRTSDLAALLKLVEGHAPR; this is encoded by the coding sequence ATGAGCCTCTTGCAGCCGCTCGCCTCGGGCACCGAAGGCCCCGCGGCGTTGCGGCCGTTGCTGGCGACCGTGCTCGACTCCCTGCACGACGGCGCGGTGCTGCGCGGCGGCCCCCTGCCGGCCGGAGGGCCCGAGGCCGTGGCCGCGCGGGTGCGCCAGACCGTGGGCGCCGTGCTGCCGGAGCGGGGGGACGGCGCCGAGGCGGCCCTGCGCCAGCTGGTGGCCGTCCTCGCCGAGGGCTCCGCCGACCCCGCCGACCCGCTGTGCGCCGCGCACCTGCACTGCCCCCCGCTCGCCGTGGCCGCCGCGGCCGACCTCGCCGCGTCCGTGCTCAACCCCTCCATGGACTCCTGGGACCAGGCCCCCGCGGCCTCGGCCCTGGAGGCCCTGCTCACCCGCGCCCTCGCCGCCGAGGTCTACGCACGGCCCGACGGCACCCGCCGGTCCCCCGACGCACTGGTGACCACCGGCGGCACCGAGGCCAACCAACTCGCCCTACTGCTCGCCCGGGAGCGGTACGGCGGCACCGTCCAGCTCGTCTGCGGCGCCAACGCCCACCACTCCCTGCCCCGCGCCGCCTGGCTGCTCGGGCTGCCCGCACCGGTCACGGTGCCGGCGCCCACCGGCGTCGTCGACCCGCTCGCCCTCGCCGACGCCCTGCGCGCCCGGGCGCCGGACACCCCGGTGCTGGTGGCCGCCACCGCCGGGACGACCGACGCCGGGCTCATCGACCCGCTGCCGGGCATCGCCGACGTCTGCGGCGCGGCCGGTGCCCGGCTGCACGTCGACGCGGCGTACGGCGGCCCCCTGCTCTTCAGCGAGAAGTTGAAGCCACTGCTCGCCGGGCTGGACCGGGCCGACACCGTCACCCTCGACCTGCACAAGCTCGGCTGGCAGCCGGTCGCTGCGGGCCTGCTCGCCGTCGCGGACCCCCGGGACGCCGACACCCTCGGGCACAGCGCCGACTACCTCAACGCCGCCGACGACACCGAGGCCGGACTGCCCGACCTGCTGGGCCGCTCGCTGCGCACCACCCGCCGCCCCGACATCCTCAAGATCGCGGTCACCGTCCGGGCCCTCGGCCGGAGCGGGCTCGGAGCGCTGGCCGACGCGGTCTGCGCACACGCCCGCGAACTCGCCGCGCTGATCGCCGAGCACCCCGGCTTCGAGCTCTACGGCACGCCCACCATCAGCACCGTCCTGTTCCGGCCGTCCGGCGCCGACGACACCCATGTCGCGCACATCAGGCGCCGGCTGCTCACCGAGGGCCGCGCCGTCATCGGCCGCGCCCACCTCGCCGGACGGCTCTGGCTCAAGGCGACCCTGCTCAACCCGCACACCCGCACCAGCGATCTCGCCGCACTCCTGAAACTGGTGGAAGGACACGCCCCCCGATGA